One window of the Methylocystis parvus OBBP genome contains the following:
- a CDS encoding acyl-CoA dehydrogenase C-terminal domain-containing protein — MPSYRAPVDDTLFLLNDVLQFQRFGNLPGFADMSPDVASQILSEAGKLCEEALAPLNQSGDANGCKRNADGSVTAPAGFKRAFEAYAAGGWISLPVPEEYGGQGLPYTLSMAMNEFASSANMAFAMYPGLTQGALAALLTHGSEEQKKLYAPPMAEGRWTGTMNLTEPQCGTDLGLLTTKAAPRGDGGYSITGQKIFISAGEHDLTENIVHLVLARIEGAPAGVKGISLFIVPKIVPNADGSLGARNGVSCGSIEEKMGIHGNATCVMNYDGAQGFLIGEANRGLNAMFVMMNEARLGVAVQGLSQSEVAYQNALAYAKERLQGRALTGPKAPDKKADPIIVHPDIRRMLLEIRAFNEAARGLALAAALDSDVAHRSDDAAARQAAEDRLGLMTPVLKGMFTDLGFDNAVKAQQVFGGHGYIREWGMEQFVRDARIAMIYEGANGIQALDLVGRKLPREGGRAIMAFFKDGAELLGGHSANEAMKPYVVPAQAALSDLQKASMWLMQNAMAKPDNAGAASYDYMHLLGRVALGLMWVRIAAAAIEKKAREPDMAALMDAKLTTARFYMERMLPETSLRLARIVAGADTMMSLAPEMF, encoded by the coding sequence ATGCCGAGCTACAGAGCGCCCGTCGACGACACGCTATTCCTCCTGAACGACGTGCTGCAGTTTCAAAGGTTCGGCAATCTGCCGGGATTCGCCGACATGTCGCCGGACGTCGCGAGCCAGATTCTCTCCGAGGCCGGAAAGCTTTGCGAGGAAGCGCTCGCGCCGCTCAACCAGTCGGGCGACGCCAATGGCTGCAAGCGGAACGCCGACGGGTCGGTCACGGCTCCCGCCGGTTTCAAGCGCGCATTCGAGGCCTATGCCGCAGGCGGATGGATCAGCCTGCCCGTCCCGGAGGAATATGGCGGCCAGGGCCTGCCCTATACGCTCTCCATGGCGATGAACGAATTCGCCTCTTCCGCCAATATGGCTTTCGCCATGTATCCCGGCCTGACGCAGGGCGCGCTCGCGGCGCTGCTGACGCATGGCTCCGAGGAGCAGAAAAAGCTTTACGCGCCGCCCATGGCGGAAGGCCGCTGGACCGGCACCATGAATCTCACCGAGCCGCAATGCGGCACGGATCTCGGCCTTCTGACGACGAAGGCCGCGCCGCGCGGCGACGGCGGCTATTCCATCACCGGCCAGAAGATCTTCATCTCCGCCGGCGAGCACGACCTCACGGAGAACATCGTCCATCTGGTGCTCGCCCGCATCGAGGGCGCGCCGGCGGGCGTGAAGGGCATTTCGCTCTTCATCGTCCCCAAGATCGTTCCCAACGCCGACGGCTCGCTCGGGGCGCGCAACGGCGTCTCCTGCGGCTCCATCGAAGAAAAGATGGGCATTCACGGCAACGCCACCTGCGTGATGAATTACGACGGCGCGCAGGGATTTCTCATCGGCGAGGCGAATCGCGGCCTCAACGCCATGTTCGTGATGATGAACGAGGCGCGTCTCGGCGTCGCCGTGCAGGGCCTCTCGCAATCCGAAGTCGCCTATCAGAACGCGCTCGCTTACGCGAAGGAGCGCCTGCAGGGCCGCGCCCTCACCGGACCGAAAGCGCCGGACAAGAAGGCCGATCCGATCATCGTGCATCCGGACATTCGGCGCATGCTGCTCGAGATCAGGGCTTTCAACGAGGCGGCGCGCGGGCTTGCGCTCGCCGCCGCTCTCGACAGCGACGTCGCGCATCGCTCGGACGACGCGGCCGCCCGGCAGGCGGCGGAGGACCGGCTCGGCCTGATGACGCCCGTGCTCAAGGGCATGTTCACCGATCTCGGCTTCGACAATGCGGTGAAGGCGCAGCAGGTCTTTGGCGGCCACGGCTATATTCGCGAATGGGGCATGGAGCAATTCGTGCGCGATGCGCGAATCGCCATGATCTATGAAGGCGCCAACGGCATTCAGGCGCTCGACCTTGTCGGACGAAAGCTGCCGCGCGAGGGCGGACGCGCCATCATGGCCTTCTTCAAGGACGGCGCGGAGCTGCTCGGCGGCCACAGCGCCAATGAGGCGATGAAGCCATATGTCGTCCCGGCGCAAGCGGCGCTGAGCGATCTGCAGAAGGCGTCGATGTGGCTGATGCAGAACGCCATGGCGAAGCCCGACAATGCCGGAGCCGCGTCCTATGACTATATGCATCTCCTGGGTCGCGTGGCGCTCGGTCTGATGTGGGTGAGGATCGCCGCCGCGGCGATAGAGAAGAAGGCGCGTGAACCCGATATGGCGGCGCTGATGGACGCCAAGCTGACGACCGCGCGCTTCTATATGGAGCGCATGCTTCCCGAGACGAGCCTGCGGCTCGCCCGCATCGTCGCCGGCGCCGACACGATGATGTCACTGGCGCCGGAGATGTTTTAA
- the pgeF gene encoding peptidoglycan editing factor PgeF: MTIPPALTASNLDLPGLRHAFFTREGGVSEGVYGSLNGGVGSKDAPERVAQNRARMAARVGVPAERLLVPFQIHSADALTVSEPWAPKERPRCDGLVTREASLALGVTGADCGMLLFADAKAGVIGACHAGWKGAFTGMIEATVAAMEARGARRADIHIALGPAIGPQSYEVGPEFSARFVEEDMDYARFFAPSPRAGHSMFDLQGFIAMRVSRLGVASFEALGLDTYADEARCFSYRRSVHRREPDYGRLVSAIALTS, encoded by the coding sequence ATGACAATTCCCCCCGCCCTCACCGCGTCCAATCTCGATCTGCCTGGCCTTCGGCACGCTTTCTTCACGCGTGAGGGCGGCGTCTCGGAAGGCGTCTATGGCTCGCTCAATGGCGGCGTGGGCTCGAAGGACGCGCCGGAGCGCGTCGCGCAAAACCGCGCGCGCATGGCGGCGCGCGTCGGCGTGCCTGCCGAGCGGCTTCTGGTGCCGTTCCAGATCCATTCCGCCGACGCGCTGACGGTCAGCGAACCCTGGGCGCCGAAGGAGCGACCGCGCTGCGACGGACTCGTGACGCGCGAAGCGTCGCTGGCGCTCGGCGTCACCGGCGCCGATTGCGGCATGCTGCTTTTCGCCGACGCGAAAGCGGGCGTGATCGGCGCCTGCCACGCCGGCTGGAAGGGCGCCTTCACCGGCATGATCGAAGCGACGGTCGCCGCCATGGAGGCGCGGGGCGCGCGCCGCGCCGACATCCACATCGCGCTGGGCCCCGCGATCGGCCCGCAGAGCTATGAGGTGGGGCCGGAATTCTCCGCCCGCTTCGTGGAGGAGGATATGGACTATGCGCGTTTCTTCGCGCCTTCGCCGCGCGCGGGCCATTCCATGTTCGATCTGCAGGGCTTCATCGCCATGCGCGTGTCGCGGCTCGGCGTCGCCTCCTTCGAGGCGCTCGGCCTCGATACTTACGCGGACGAAGCGCGCTGCTTCAGCTATCGCCGCAGCGTGCATCGACGGGAGCCGGATTACGGGCGGCTCGTATCGGCGATTGCGTTGACGTCGTAA
- a CDS encoding multicopper oxidase family protein: MKAGFDLTRRKVLLSAAATLAAPAFTRAAGMMTAPPRGATENFNPDVDVELVCKRDAVNILDGAPTQVWRYAGNLLKGPANTLTALPGSYLGPLMRFAKGQKIRIRLRNDLPEPTIAHWHGLHVPMEADGHPKAAIDPGQTYVYEFEMRNRAGFYLYHPHTHEATATQVYHGLAGGIVVEDEEERALGLPSGEYEIPIVLQDRSFDDNNQLAYWGGMHRDMFGFYGERILVNGRPDYGLDVASRAYRFRVLNASNARIYKLRWDDGTPLTVIGVDGGLLERPQTRPYAMLSPGERLDLWVDFSGRKTGSKLVMRSGAFDGLTPPMAQRMGGGRLLVGDDYPLFSVTVARETNDSPKLPEKLSTLRHYRRADVANPDNPRPIALSMGHMQLAINGRAYGHDEVMDIERIPVDTVQLFEIFHDHGGGGMGGGMGMMGTMDMAHPIHLHGEQFEILERRYSGDDPGSYATFQEGLIDSGLKDTVLVAPGERVLIAKPFNDFKGRFMYHCHNLEHEDMGMMREFSVE, from the coding sequence ATGAAAGCCGGCTTCGATCTTACGCGTCGGAAAGTGCTCCTGTCGGCGGCCGCCACGCTCGCAGCGCCGGCTTTTACGCGGGCCGCGGGAATGATGACCGCCCCGCCGCGAGGCGCGACGGAGAACTTCAATCCGGACGTCGACGTCGAACTGGTGTGCAAGCGCGACGCCGTCAACATTCTCGACGGCGCGCCGACGCAAGTCTGGCGTTATGCCGGCAACCTTCTCAAAGGCCCGGCCAATACGCTCACCGCATTGCCCGGCAGCTATCTCGGTCCCCTGATGCGCTTCGCCAAGGGTCAGAAGATTCGCATTCGCCTGCGCAACGACCTTCCCGAGCCGACCATCGCCCATTGGCATGGCCTGCATGTGCCGATGGAGGCGGACGGGCATCCCAAGGCCGCGATCGATCCCGGCCAGACCTATGTCTACGAATTCGAGATGCGCAATCGCGCGGGCTTTTATCTCTATCATCCGCACACGCATGAAGCGACGGCGACCCAAGTCTATCACGGTCTCGCCGGCGGCATCGTCGTGGAGGACGAGGAGGAGCGCGCGCTGGGCTTGCCTTCGGGCGAATATGAGATCCCGATCGTGCTGCAGGACCGGTCCTTCGACGACAATAATCAGCTCGCTTATTGGGGCGGCATGCATCGCGACATGTTCGGCTTTTACGGCGAACGCATTCTCGTCAACGGCCGGCCGGATTACGGGCTCGACGTCGCGAGCCGGGCCTATCGCTTTCGCGTGCTGAACGCCTCCAATGCGCGCATTTACAAGCTGCGCTGGGACGACGGGACGCCGCTGACCGTCATCGGCGTCGACGGCGGCCTTTTGGAAAGACCGCAGACGCGTCCATACGCCATGCTGTCCCCCGGCGAAAGGCTCGATCTCTGGGTCGATTTTTCCGGCCGAAAGACGGGCTCGAAACTCGTCATGCGCAGCGGGGCCTTTGACGGCCTCACGCCGCCCATGGCGCAACGCATGGGCGGCGGCCGCCTCCTCGTCGGCGACGATTACCCGCTCTTCAGCGTGACGGTCGCGCGGGAGACGAACGACAGTCCGAAGCTCCCCGAGAAGCTTTCGACGCTGAGACATTATCGCAGGGCGGACGTCGCCAACCCCGACAATCCCCGTCCCATCGCGCTCTCAATGGGGCATATGCAGCTGGCGATCAATGGGCGCGCCTATGGCCATGACGAGGTGATGGATATTGAGCGCATCCCCGTCGACACGGTGCAGCTCTTCGAGATCTTCCATGACCATGGCGGCGGCGGCATGGGCGGCGGCATGGGAATGATGGGCACGATGGACATGGCCCATCCGATCCATCTGCACGGCGAGCAATTCGAGATCCTGGAGCGGCGCTATAGCGGCGACGATCCGGGTTCTTATGCGACCTTTCAGGAGGGGCTCATCGACAGCGGCCTGAAGGACACTGTGCTCGTCGCGCCCGGCGAACGCGTGCTCATCGCCAAGCCCTTCAACGACTTCAAGGGTCGCTTCATGTATCACTGCCACAACCTCGAACATGAGGATATGGGCATGATGCGCGAATTCTCGGTGGAGTGA
- the lgt gene encoding prolipoprotein diacylglyceryl transferase, with protein MPFFLLPFPIVDPVAVNLGPLPIRWYALAYIGGFILGWIGLRLLVAREALWAPDQRRPTREGIDDLLVNAALGVIIGGRLGHVLFYDHAFYLSHPLEILQTWKGGMAFHGGLLGAVAGMWLFARSRDVPFMTVTDICAAVAPIGLFFGRLANFIKPEMWGRPTDVPWAMIFPLAGGEPRHPSQLYEAGLEGVALFLLLYLAVRSGALKRPGLVTGLFGVGYGLARIFCEFFREPDPVQEAFPGGLTMGMVLSLPLLFIGAALIFLSLRRRSALA; from the coding sequence ATGCCTTTCTTCCTGCTGCCCTTCCCCATCGTCGATCCTGTGGCCGTCAATCTCGGCCCGCTGCCGATCCGCTGGTATGCGCTGGCCTATATTGGCGGCTTCATTCTCGGCTGGATCGGCTTGCGCCTGCTTGTCGCGCGCGAGGCCTTATGGGCGCCCGATCAGCGGCGACCGACGCGCGAGGGAATCGACGATCTCCTGGTGAACGCCGCGCTCGGGGTCATCATTGGCGGGCGTCTCGGCCATGTGCTGTTCTACGATCACGCATTTTATCTCTCCCATCCGCTGGAGATCCTGCAGACATGGAAAGGCGGAATGGCGTTTCACGGCGGGCTGCTCGGAGCGGTCGCCGGCATGTGGCTTTTCGCGCGCAGCCGCGACGTGCCCTTTATGACCGTCACGGACATCTGCGCCGCCGTCGCGCCCATCGGGCTTTTCTTCGGAAGGCTCGCAAATTTCATCAAGCCCGAAATGTGGGGACGCCCGACCGACGTTCCCTGGGCCATGATTTTTCCGCTGGCGGGCGGCGAACCGCGCCATCCGAGCCAGCTCTATGAAGCGGGACTCGAAGGCGTCGCCCTCTTCCTTCTGCTTTACCTCGCTGTGAGAAGCGGCGCTCTGAAACGGCCCGGGCTCGTCACCGGGCTCTTTGGAGTCGGCTACGGGCTTGCGCGCATCTTTTGTGAATTCTTCCGCGAGCCCGACCCCGTGCAGGAGGCGTTCCCGGGCGGGCTCACAATGGGGATGGTTCTCTCCCTGCCGCTCTTATTCATCGGCGCGGCGCTTATCTTTCTCTCCCTGCGCCGCCGGAGCGCGCTTGCATGA
- a CDS encoding class I SAM-dependent methyltransferase, whose protein sequence is MNPLKQEIAATIAHEGPMTLEHYMSLCLGHPRHGYYMTRDPFGADGDFITAPEISQMFGELIGVWTSEAWRMSGSPSPARLIELGPGRGTLMSDVLRVSRISPGFLDAVSVHLVETSPTLRAIQRQTLDNAGKPVGWSADVGETPPGPAFILANEFFDALPVRHYVKTIPGWRERLVGLDPAGELTFGLSDRVETSLRAPAQEGSIIEVSPVSQRIMGEIAARLVRDGGALLMIDYGYTETTLGDSLQAVSKHVYVDPLAAPGEADLTAHVDFAALARAAKAAGAKVMGPVTQGHFLLQLGIERRAQALMKRATPEQQQGVVDAFDRLTGVQDPRRHMGALFKVMAVTHPDMPDMPGFIV, encoded by the coding sequence ATGAATCCCTTGAAGCAGGAAATCGCCGCGACCATCGCTCATGAAGGGCCGATGACCCTCGAACATTATATGAGCCTCTGCCTCGGCCATCCGCGCCACGGCTATTACATGACGCGCGATCCCTTCGGCGCGGACGGCGATTTCATCACCGCGCCGGAGATCAGCCAGATGTTCGGCGAATTGATCGGCGTCTGGACGAGCGAAGCCTGGCGCATGTCGGGGTCGCCCTCCCCCGCTCGGCTCATCGAACTCGGCCCCGGACGCGGCACGCTCATGTCGGACGTCCTGCGCGTTTCACGCATTTCGCCCGGCTTTCTCGACGCGGTGAGCGTACATCTCGTCGAGACGAGTCCGACGTTGCGCGCCATTCAGCGGCAAACGCTCGACAATGCTGGCAAGCCGGTCGGCTGGAGCGCCGATGTCGGCGAGACCCCGCCGGGTCCGGCTTTCATTCTGGCGAACGAATTTTTCGACGCGCTGCCGGTACGCCATTACGTCAAGACGATTCCCGGCTGGCGCGAGCGGCTCGTGGGGCTCGATCCGGCGGGCGAACTGACCTTCGGCCTTTCCGACAGAGTCGAAACCTCGCTGAGGGCGCCCGCTCAGGAGGGCTCGATCATCGAGGTGAGCCCCGTTTCGCAGCGCATAATGGGCGAGATCGCCGCGCGCCTCGTGCGGGACGGCGGCGCGCTGCTTATGATCGACTACGGCTATACGGAGACGACTCTCGGCGACAGCCTGCAGGCGGTTTCGAAACATGTCTATGTCGATCCGCTCGCCGCGCCCGGGGAGGCCGATCTCACGGCGCATGTGGATTTCGCCGCGCTGGCCCGCGCCGCCAAAGCGGCGGGCGCCAAGGTGATGGGGCCTGTGACGCAAGGGCACTTCCTCCTGCAACTCGGCATCGAACGCCGAGCGCAAGCGCTGATGAAACGCGCGACGCCCGAGCAGCAGCAGGGCGTCGTCGACGCTTTCGACCGCCTGACCGGCGTGCAGGACCCGCGCCGTCATATGGGCGCATTGTTCAAGGTAATGGCCGTGACGCATCCCGACATGCCGGACATGCCGGGGTTCATTGTGTGA
- a CDS encoding TonB family protein, which translates to MNETVRQKPRGATLAAVAMERLFEPRQGGGVTPRPRFFAFILLGLLLHLALLAFLLWEDRRSEFAQPPVEEIPVEVITEPPPPEQPPPEEKKEEKPPEPPPEKQEQQKPPPPPPPPVEEEKPAFDAPKAESKSKSEVNAPEEADQAKTKRNEPEKFAPKDEKPQGLKDAQDDADGEKPPEASEQKEVEDKPDAEIIERAEKVPTPTDKPKTEDAKPAKKGDANSIADQVAALAPLPDFKLAAPPKPSPVGGGQAKTTYLTILYGLIMPHMRIPPRVREMQMSSKGVVAFYIDEMGNLTHQAVYKSSGLPDLDSAALAAVRAAAPFPAPPRGLPHSMLFTYATK; encoded by the coding sequence ATGAACGAAACGGTCAGACAAAAGCCGCGTGGCGCGACGCTCGCCGCTGTCGCCATGGAACGGCTCTTCGAGCCGCGCCAGGGCGGAGGCGTGACGCCGCGTCCCCGCTTCTTCGCATTCATCCTGCTCGGCCTGCTGCTCCACCTCGCTCTGCTCGCCTTCCTCCTTTGGGAGGATAGGCGCAGCGAGTTCGCTCAACCGCCGGTCGAGGAAATTCCCGTCGAGGTGATCACCGAACCGCCGCCGCCCGAGCAGCCGCCGCCGGAGGAAAAGAAGGAGGAAAAGCCTCCAGAGCCGCCGCCGGAGAAGCAGGAGCAGCAAAAGCCCCCGCCGCCGCCTCCGCCGCCTGTGGAGGAGGAAAAACCGGCTTTCGACGCGCCCAAGGCGGAAAGCAAGTCCAAGAGCGAGGTGAACGCGCCGGAGGAGGCCGATCAGGCCAAGACCAAGCGTAACGAGCCGGAGAAATTCGCCCCCAAGGACGAAAAGCCGCAGGGGCTGAAGGACGCGCAGGACGACGCCGACGGCGAGAAGCCGCCGGAGGCGTCCGAGCAGAAGGAAGTGGAGGACAAGCCCGACGCCGAGATCATCGAGCGCGCCGAGAAGGTTCCGACGCCGACCGACAAGCCGAAGACGGAGGATGCGAAACCTGCAAAGAAGGGCGACGCCAATTCCATCGCCGATCAGGTCGCGGCGCTCGCGCCCTTGCCGGACTTCAAGCTCGCGGCGCCGCCCAAGCCCTCGCCCGTCGGCGGCGGTCAGGCGAAGACGACCTATCTGACGATCCTTTACGGCCTCATCATGCCGCATATGCGCATCCCGCCGCGCGTGCGCGAGATGCAGATGTCGTCCAAGGGGGTCGTCGCCTTCTATATTGACGAGATGGGCAATCTGACCCATCAGGCGGTCTATAAGTCGAGCGGTCTGCCGGATCTCGATTCCGCGGCGCTCGCCGCTGTCCGCGCCGCCGCCCCCTTCCCGGCGCCGCCGCGCGGATTGCCGCATTCAATGCTGTTTACCTATGCGACAAAGTGA
- a CDS encoding 3-hydroxyacyl-CoA dehydrogenase NAD-binding domain-containing protein, which yields MNLANFRFETGADGVALLTWDMPGRSMNVINPDVMDELGAVIDAVVNNADIKGCVIASGKNAFSGGADLSMLQQGAAQYAKALKEQGEEAANKLFFENSRKLSLLYRKLETCGKPFAVAINGVCLGGAFELALACHYRVMADDDKTKVGLPEIKVGLFPGAGGTTRVSRLMQTGDALQFLFRGDQLKPKAALGAKLVHEVAPREEIVSRARAWIVNGGKAQAPWDAKDFKNPSGKVFSPTGMMIWPAANAILRRETYNNYPAARAILHSAYEGLQLPMDQALTVESRWFAHILRSKEAAAMIRSLFLSKNELEKGAHRPSEIPPTNLRKIGILGAGFMGAGVGYVSALNGLEVVLIDRDQESADKGKATIDKLISGSVSKGRATPADKEALLARVNATADYAALAGCDLVLEAVFEDRAVKADVTKRAQDVVGGDAIFASNTSTLPITSLAETSRVPENFIGIHFFSPVEKMLLVEVIMGEKTGDRALATALDFIRIIKKTPIVVNDTRGFYANRCVLNFVREGQIMLTEGVPPAMIENVAKMAGMPVGPLSLNDEVALDLGWKILQAAKQDLGPEAIDPRQERVLGYMVEKEGRFGRKNGKGFYDYQADGKKSLWPGLSALAEATLDPDSVDVEELKRRFLVVQAVEAARTIAEGVVTDPREADVGSILGFGFAPFTGGTLSYIDGMGAKAFVALCDALAAKHGPRFDPPRLLRDMAAKGETFYGRFLPQKKAA from the coding sequence ATGAACCTCGCCAATTTCCGCTTCGAGACCGGCGCCGACGGCGTTGCGCTCCTGACATGGGACATGCCCGGCCGTTCGATGAACGTCATCAATCCCGACGTTATGGACGAACTCGGCGCCGTCATCGACGCCGTCGTCAACAACGCCGACATCAAGGGCTGCGTCATCGCCTCGGGCAAGAACGCCTTTTCCGGCGGCGCCGACCTTTCCATGCTGCAGCAAGGCGCGGCGCAATACGCAAAGGCGCTGAAGGAGCAGGGCGAGGAGGCGGCGAACAAGCTCTTCTTCGAGAATTCGCGCAAGCTGTCGCTGCTCTACCGCAAGCTCGAAACCTGCGGCAAACCCTTCGCCGTCGCCATCAACGGCGTGTGTCTGGGCGGCGCTTTCGAACTCGCGCTCGCCTGCCATTACCGCGTGATGGCGGACGACGACAAAACCAAGGTCGGCCTGCCGGAAATCAAGGTCGGGCTCTTCCCGGGCGCCGGCGGCACGACGCGCGTCTCGCGCCTGATGCAGACCGGCGACGCGCTGCAGTTCCTGTTCCGCGGCGATCAATTGAAGCCGAAGGCGGCGCTCGGCGCGAAGCTCGTGCACGAAGTCGCGCCCCGCGAAGAGATCGTCTCGCGCGCGCGCGCATGGATCGTGAATGGCGGCAAGGCGCAGGCGCCGTGGGACGCGAAGGATTTCAAGAACCCGTCCGGCAAGGTGTTTTCGCCGACCGGCATGATGATATGGCCCGCCGCCAACGCCATTCTGCGCCGCGAGACCTATAATAACTATCCCGCCGCCCGCGCCATTCTGCATTCGGCCTATGAAGGCCTGCAATTGCCGATGGATCAGGCGCTCACCGTCGAGTCGCGCTGGTTTGCGCACATCCTGCGCTCGAAGGAGGCGGCGGCGATGATCCGCTCGCTGTTCCTTTCCAAGAACGAACTCGAGAAAGGGGCGCATCGTCCGTCGGAAATTCCGCCGACCAATCTCAGGAAGATCGGCATTCTCGGCGCCGGCTTCATGGGCGCGGGCGTCGGCTATGTGTCGGCCCTGAACGGCCTCGAGGTCGTGCTGATCGATCGCGACCAGGAAAGCGCCGACAAGGGCAAGGCGACGATCGACAAGCTCATTTCCGGCTCGGTCTCAAAGGGACGCGCGACGCCGGCCGACAAGGAAGCTTTGCTCGCGCGCGTGAACGCGACCGCCGATTACGCAGCCCTCGCCGGTTGCGACCTTGTGCTCGAAGCCGTGTTCGAGGATCGCGCCGTAAAGGCCGACGTGACGAAACGCGCGCAGGACGTCGTTGGCGGCGACGCGATCTTCGCCTCCAACACGTCGACGCTGCCGATCACGTCGCTCGCGGAAACGTCGCGCGTTCCGGAGAACTTCATCGGCATCCACTTCTTCTCGCCCGTCGAGAAGATGCTGCTCGTCGAAGTCATCATGGGCGAGAAGACCGGCGACCGCGCTCTTGCGACTGCGCTCGATTTCATCCGCATCATCAAGAAGACGCCCATTGTCGTGAACGACACGCGCGGCTTCTACGCCAATCGCTGCGTGCTGAACTTCGTGCGCGAGGGACAGATCATGCTGACCGAGGGCGTCCCGCCGGCGATGATCGAGAATGTCGCGAAGATGGCCGGCATGCCCGTTGGCCCGCTCTCGCTCAACGACGAGGTGGCGCTCGATCTCGGCTGGAAGATTCTTCAGGCGGCGAAGCAGGATCTTGGGCCCGAGGCGATCGATCCCCGGCAGGAGCGCGTGCTCGGCTATATGGTCGAGAAAGAGGGCCGCTTCGGCCGCAAGAACGGCAAGGGCTTCTATGATTATCAGGCCGACGGCAAGAAGAGCCTGTGGCCCGGCCTCTCGGCTCTCGCGGAGGCGACGCTCGATCCGGACAGCGTCGACGTCGAGGAACTGAAGCGGCGCTTCCTCGTCGTGCAGGCGGTCGAGGCCGCGCGCACTATCGCCGAGGGCGTCGTCACCGATCCGCGGGAGGCGGATGTCGGCTCGATCCTCGGCTTCGGCTTCGCGCCCTTCACCGGCGGCACGCTCTCTTATATCGACGGCATGGGAGCCAAGGCCTTTGTCGCGCTGTGCGACGCGCTCGCCGCCAAACACGGTCCGCGCTTCGACCCGCCGCGGCTCCTGCGCGACATGGCGGCGAAGGGCGAGACCTTTTATGGACGCTTCCTGCCGCAGAAGAAGGCGGCTTAG
- a CDS encoding acetyl-CoA C-acetyltransferase — protein MPEAYIYDAVRTPRGRGKPDGALHEVSSLGLANTALTAIRERNNLAGPEVDDVILGCVDPVGEAGGDIARASAIASGYSYKVPGVQINRFCASGLDSVNFASAQIMSGQHELAIGGGVESMSRVGIGASGGAWPVDPTIAIPSYFMPQGVSADLIATKYGFSRDDVDAYAVESQQRASKAWSEGRFAKSVVPVKDVNGVTILDRDQHVRPDTNMQSLASLKPSFGFYAEQGGFDAVAIQAYPEIEKLNYVHHAGNSSGIVDGAAAVLVGSKEAGEKYGLKPRARIRAFANIGSEPAIMLTGPVDVTKKLLDRAKMSLADIDLIEINEAFAAVVLRYLQAFDLDPAKVNPNGGAIAMGHPLGATGAMLVGVAVDELERTGKSTALVTLCIGAGMGTATIIERV, from the coding sequence ATGCCCGAAGCCTATATTTACGACGCCGTCCGCACGCCGCGCGGGCGCGGCAAGCCGGACGGCGCGCTGCATGAGGTCTCCTCGCTCGGCCTCGCCAATACGGCGCTGACGGCGATCCGCGAGCGTAACAATCTCGCGGGGCCGGAGGTGGACGACGTCATTCTCGGCTGCGTCGATCCCGTCGGCGAAGCGGGCGGCGACATCGCCCGCGCCTCGGCCATCGCGTCGGGCTATTCGTACAAAGTGCCCGGCGTGCAGATCAACCGCTTCTGCGCCTCGGGCCTCGACTCGGTGAATTTCGCGTCCGCCCAGATCATGTCGGGCCAGCACGAACTCGCCATCGGCGGCGGCGTCGAGAGCATGAGCCGCGTCGGCATCGGCGCGTCGGGCGGCGCCTGGCCGGTCGACCCGACCATCGCCATCCCCTCCTATTTCATGCCGCAGGGCGTCTCCGCCGATCTCATCGCGACGAAATACGGCTTCTCGCGCGACGACGTCGACGCTTACGCCGTGGAGTCGCAGCAGCGCGCGTCGAAAGCCTGGTCCGAAGGCCGCTTCGCCAAATCGGTCGTGCCGGTTAAGGATGTGAACGGCGTCACCATTCTCGATCGCGACCAGCATGTGCGGCCCGACACCAATATGCAGTCGCTCGCGAGCCTGAAGCCGTCTTTCGGCTTCTACGCCGAACAGGGCGGCTTCGACGCGGTGGCGATTCAGGCCTATCCCGAGATCGAGAAGCTGAATTACGTGCATCACGCCGGCAACTCGTCCGGCATCGTCGACGGCGCGGCGGCCGTGCTCGTCGGCTCGAAGGAGGCTGGCGAGAAATACGGCCTGAAGCCCCGCGCCCGCATCCGCGCCTTCGCCAATATCGGCTCCGAGCCCGCCATCATGCTCACCGGCCCGGTGGACGTGACGAAGAAACTGCTCGACCGCGCAAAGATGTCGCTCGCCGACATCGATCTCATCGAGATCAACGAAGCTTTCGCGGCCGTGGTGCTGCGCTATCTGCAAGCCTTCGATCTCGACCCCGCCAAGGTCAATCCCAATGGCGGCGCCATCGCCATGGGCCATCCGCTGGGCGCGACGGGCGCGATGCTTGTCGGCGTCGCGGTGGACGAGCTGGAGCGAACGGGCAAATCGACCGCGCTCGTCACGCTCTGCATCGGCGCGGGCATGGGCACGGCGACGATTATCGAGCGGGTGTGA